A DNA window from Corvus cornix cornix isolate S_Up_H32 chromosome 13, ASM73873v5, whole genome shotgun sequence contains the following coding sequences:
- the NKX2-5 gene encoding LOW QUALITY PROTEIN: homeobox protein Nkx-2.5 (The sequence of the model RefSeq protein was modified relative to this genomic sequence to represent the inferred CDS: inserted 1 base in 1 codon): MFSSPVTTTPFSVKDILNLEQQQQSGLGSMELASLSSPSCMLATFKQEAFSAEPPALPDLREELXRAAPSKTSAAFPGSYYVKSYVEMDSAKEAKADKKELCSLHKSLEQEKRDLEDPERPRQRKRRKPRVLFSQAQVYELERRFKQQKYLSAPERDHLANVLKLTSTQVKIWFQNRRYKCKRQRQDQTLEMVGIPPPRRIAVPVLVRDGKPCLGESSPYSSPYNVSINPYSYNAYPTYTNYNSPACNANYNCNYPSMQPMQPSAPANNFMNFSVGDLNSVQTPIPQGNAGISTLHGIRAW, encoded by the exons ATGTTTTCTAGCCCTGTGACAACGACCCCCTTCTCGGTGAAGGATATTCTgaacctggagcagcagcagcagagcggCCTGGGCTCCATGGAGCTGGCGTCGCTGTCCTCCCCGTCCTGCATGCTGGCCACCTTCAAGCAGGAGGCGTTCAGCGCCGagcccccggccctgcccgaCCTGCGGGAGGAGC CCCGAGCCGCCCCCAGCAAAACCAGCGCCGCCTTCCCCGGCTCCTACTACGTGAAGAGCTACGTGGAGATGGACTCGGCCAAGGAGGCCAAGGCAGACAAGAAAG aactgTGTTCCCTACacaagagcctggagcaggagaaaagagacCTGGAAGATCCCGAGCGCCccagacagaggaaaaggaggaaaccTCGCGTCCTCTTTTCTCAAGCCCAAGTGTACGAACTGGAGAGAAGGttcaagcagcagaaatacCTCTCGGCCCCCGAGAGGGACCACCTAGCGAACGTCCTAAAGCTCACCTCCACCCAGGTGAAAATTTGGTTCCAGAATCGAAGGTACAAATGCAAAAGGCAGAGACAGGACCAGACGCTGGAAATGGTGGGGATCCCTCCCCCGCGGCGGATCGCGGTGCCGGTGCTGGTGCGCGATGGGAAGCCCTGCCTGGGGGAATCCTCGCCCTACAGTTCGCCCTACAATGTCAGCATTAACCCCTACAGCTACAACGCCTACCCCACGTACACCAACTACAACAGCCCCGCCTGCAACGCCAACTACAACTGCAACTACCCCTCCATGCAGCCCATGCAGCCCTCGGCGCCCGCCAACAACTTCATGAACTTCAGCGTGGGGGACTTGAATTCGGTGCAAACGCCCATCCCGCAGGGCAACGCGGGCATCTCCACCTTGCACGGGATCCGAGCCTGGTAg